A single genomic interval of Sulfoacidibacillus ferrooxidans harbors:
- the argS gene encoding arginine--tRNA ligase, producing the protein MYGINEWITKELAKHATIDLGSLVDWLETPPDPSLGDLALPCFRLAKEQKKSPQIIATELAQLFEQAPIIERAQAIGPYVNLHLDRTKAMAMWLDALAADRSFFTSTEGAGQVVAIDLSSPNIAKPFSMGHLRSTIIGTALANLAESSEYTVFRINHLGDWGTQFGKMIVAYHRYGDLDAIKQHPISELNQLYVRFHEEAKDHPELEDEARAAFKQLEDGDPKAHELWQWIVDVSLEEFNKTYSLLGTHFTHILGESFYNDKMDAVVTELEERHLLVVSDGAEVVSLDTFNLPPCLIRKSDGATLYATRDLAAALYRHKNLGASRLLYVVGGEQRLHFKQLFHVLELMGYAFAQNCEHVAFGLMKIDGKKMSTRKGQVVRLQDVLDEAIARAEAIISEKNPTLQNAAEVAKAIGVGAVIFNDLKTHRLHDIEFSLDQAVAFDGETGPYVQYTHARACSVLRKAGLLPETDSPAVSVAIHSVLAIEEHSKKDESIEQYANDATWQLAKQISQFPEMRQRALAESDPSLIAKQILDISQAFNRFYHDCPILTASSDVKSWRLALTDATRLTIRHALDLLGILHPEQI; encoded by the coding sequence GTGTACGGCATAAACGAATGGATAACAAAGGAATTAGCTAAACACGCAACGATCGACCTAGGCTCCTTAGTGGATTGGCTAGAAACTCCCCCTGATCCATCACTTGGAGATCTTGCATTGCCATGTTTTCGCTTAGCGAAAGAGCAAAAGAAAAGTCCACAGATCATCGCTACAGAACTGGCTCAACTGTTTGAACAAGCACCTATTATTGAACGTGCACAAGCAATTGGACCCTACGTCAATCTACACCTTGATCGCACAAAGGCAATGGCCATGTGGCTTGATGCACTTGCTGCAGATCGTTCCTTTTTTACTAGTACAGAGGGTGCTGGTCAGGTCGTAGCGATCGACTTATCTTCCCCAAACATTGCCAAGCCTTTTTCTATGGGTCATTTGCGCTCCACAATTATTGGAACTGCATTGGCTAATTTAGCTGAGTCCTCCGAGTATACAGTCTTTCGCATCAATCACCTAGGCGATTGGGGTACACAGTTTGGCAAAATGATTGTAGCTTATCATCGTTATGGTGATCTAGATGCGATCAAACAACATCCAATTTCCGAACTGAACCAATTGTACGTTCGTTTTCATGAAGAAGCAAAAGATCATCCAGAGTTAGAAGATGAGGCGCGAGCTGCATTTAAACAGCTAGAAGATGGAGATCCTAAAGCCCATGAGCTTTGGCAATGGATCGTAGATGTAAGCCTTGAAGAATTTAATAAAACATATAGTTTGTTAGGAACTCATTTCACACATATCCTGGGTGAAAGTTTCTACAATGACAAGATGGATGCTGTAGTGACAGAACTGGAAGAGCGCCATTTGCTCGTCGTAAGCGATGGAGCAGAAGTAGTATCTCTCGACACCTTCAATTTACCTCCATGCCTCATTCGTAAGTCTGATGGTGCGACGCTTTATGCCACTAGAGATTTAGCTGCAGCATTATATCGGCATAAGAACTTAGGCGCAAGTCGTCTGCTATACGTAGTTGGTGGAGAGCAGCGTCTACACTTTAAACAACTCTTCCACGTACTCGAACTCATGGGCTATGCGTTTGCACAAAACTGCGAGCATGTAGCGTTTGGTTTAATGAAGATAGACGGCAAAAAAATGTCAACGCGTAAAGGCCAAGTCGTGCGGCTACAGGATGTATTAGATGAAGCCATTGCAAGAGCAGAAGCGATTATTTCCGAAAAAAATCCTACTCTCCAAAATGCAGCAGAAGTTGCAAAAGCCATAGGCGTTGGTGCCGTTATCTTCAATGATCTAAAAACACACAGATTGCACGATATCGAGTTTTCTTTAGATCAAGCTGTCGCTTTTGATGGAGAAACTGGTCCATATGTACAATACACACATGCACGCGCATGTTCTGTGTTGCGTAAGGCCGGATTACTGCCGGAGACCGACTCACCAGCTGTCTCGGTGGCAATCCATTCAGTCCTTGCTATTGAAGAACATTCGAAGAAAGATGAAAGTATAGAGCAATACGCAAATGATGCAACCTGGCAACTCGCTAAGCAGATCAGTCAATTCCCTGAAATGCGCCAGCGTGCACTTGCAGAATCTGATCCTTCGTTAATAGCCAAACAAATACTCGATATATCTCAAGCGTTTAACCGATTTTATCACGACTGCCCTATTCTTACAGCTTCATCTGATGTGAAAAGCTGGCGTTTAGCACTGACAGATGCTACACGCCTAACCATCCGTCACGCATTAGATCTTCTCGGTATTTTGCATCCTGAACAGATCTGA
- a CDS encoding tetratricopeptide repeat protein, protein MEERGKKSKIVPFEPDAAFFFERGVRYLNRHDLSRALKSFERAVQCEPSNAVNHCNLAGVLSELGDFEKSNEILHSVLTDLAPEMAECYFYMANNYANLGEYELAEEHVVKYLEVDPTGEFAPDADEMLDVLIHEFGGGDILRESRRKQHESTKEHDLARTLLEEGKFHEAIGLLAKEIELQPEAVAARNNLALAKYYLGHVDAAIELTREVLELEPMNVHALCNLAVFIRQRGEHEEYRQLISLLTKLMPLQFDQGYKLATTLGILGEHQAAYRIFLQLVQFGDRHDPTLYFALAAASANQHRLKQAKQWLLEVQALDPDSGIADYYLQEMDRGIEKGDRVLLSYSYQLPFHLRSNMNAQVHSGAFAKVGAWAKDPSVRSSLYFALFRGPRATKREALQALAVLHDTETIHILRDFVKDPTQGEDMIWNGLFVLQMMHVIGSIDVYMGGQMTTIQLPTKAEHMLSWNPTLEAVFRDVQSAFTVRDSDLIDVAYDIWVRYLMNVYSDLPKIVKRSVWSAALEYVVRRTAGRTEPQAIVASRYEVSVKALAKAAQAITVTL, encoded by the coding sequence ATGGAAGAACGGGGAAAAAAATCAAAAATTGTTCCGTTTGAACCAGACGCTGCCTTTTTTTTCGAGCGGGGAGTTCGATATTTAAATCGACATGATTTATCCCGCGCACTAAAGTCGTTTGAGCGCGCTGTTCAGTGTGAGCCAAGTAATGCGGTCAATCACTGCAATTTGGCTGGTGTATTGTCGGAACTTGGAGATTTTGAGAAGTCGAATGAAATTTTGCATAGTGTGCTGACTGATCTCGCACCTGAGATGGCTGAATGCTATTTTTATATGGCCAATAACTATGCAAACCTTGGAGAATATGAGCTAGCTGAAGAACATGTCGTCAAATATTTAGAAGTAGATCCAACCGGAGAATTTGCTCCTGATGCAGATGAGATGCTTGATGTGCTCATCCACGAATTTGGTGGTGGAGACATTTTGCGTGAAAGTAGGCGCAAGCAGCATGAGTCAACGAAGGAGCACGATCTTGCGCGGACATTATTAGAAGAAGGTAAGTTTCATGAAGCAATTGGTTTACTCGCAAAAGAGATTGAGCTACAGCCTGAGGCAGTTGCAGCGCGCAATAATTTAGCATTAGCAAAATATTATTTGGGACATGTTGATGCTGCGATTGAACTCACTCGTGAAGTGCTTGAATTAGAACCGATGAACGTGCATGCTTTGTGTAATCTTGCGGTGTTTATTAGGCAGCGTGGCGAGCATGAAGAATATCGTCAACTCATCTCGCTTTTGACAAAATTAATGCCATTGCAGTTTGATCAAGGCTATAAATTAGCTACCACACTTGGGATTCTTGGTGAACACCAAGCTGCCTATCGCATCTTTCTTCAACTTGTGCAGTTTGGAGACCGCCATGATCCCACGCTGTATTTTGCATTGGCAGCAGCTAGTGCTAATCAGCATCGATTAAAACAAGCGAAGCAGTGGCTATTAGAAGTTCAGGCGCTAGATCCGGATAGCGGTATCGCTGATTATTACTTGCAGGAAATGGATCGCGGTATTGAAAAAGGGGATCGCGTCCTCCTTAGTTATAGTTATCAATTGCCATTTCATTTGCGTTCAAACATGAACGCTCAAGTGCATTCTGGTGCATTTGCTAAGGTGGGGGCGTGGGCAAAGGATCCCTCTGTGCGTTCATCTTTATATTTTGCTTTGTTCCGCGGACCGCGCGCTACTAAGCGCGAAGCGCTACAGGCATTAGCTGTGCTGCATGATACAGAGACGATTCATATTTTGCGTGATTTTGTCAAAGATCCTACGCAGGGCGAAGATATGATTTGGAATGGACTTTTTGTTTTGCAAATGATGCATGTGATAGGATCTATTGATGTATACATGGGTGGGCAGATGACCACTATTCAACTGCCGACAAAAGCGGAGCACATGTTATCCTGGAATCCAACATTAGAAGCTGTTTTTCGCGATGTGCAATCGGCGTTTACTGTGAGAGACTCGGATCTGATCGATGTCGCATACGACATATGGGTTCGCTATTTGATGAATGTGTATAGTGATCTTCCTAAGATTGTGAAGCGAAGCGTTTGGTCAGCTGCTTTAGAATACGTAGTTAGGCGCACTGCGGGGAGAACAGAACCACAGGCTATCGTGGCGAGTCGCTATGAGGTTTCTGTTAAAGCATTGGCTAAAGCTGCACAAGCGATTACTGTAACCTTATAA
- the selB gene encoding selenocysteine-specific translation elongation factor, with product MRVDFVIVGTAGHIDHGKTALVKALTGMDTDRTREEKERGISIELGFAPLLLPNGQLVGMVDVPGHERFIRNMLAGAGGMDLILLVVDAREGMMPQTREHVDILQMLELHVGIVVITKVDLVDDEWLELMHEEIRSQLVGTFFEHSPMVDVSSLTLYGIDTLRTMIADAITHVETKSITGNLRMPIDRVFTVSGFGQVVTGTIWRGQIHVGDTLELMPANEQVRVRSIQVHGEQVQQAMAGQRAAVAFTSVRNELKRGMMLATLHTLSTSRLIDVRVQVLRNSPFSIKHRMRIRFYHGTSEVIGRILLLREQEIQAGEEGLAQLMLEQPVVVETRDHFIIRSFSPMYTLGGGSVVDAHPSRLHRRHSDAVFEQLSRREGGSINERVLDAMSETPGVLLANLASAVSATIEEIVAVRDELVLAGDVVHYSGDLYFPTLLIARWSREFMVAVDLYYEKNTYDLWMPKSVAYQLLKGMGVPAKMVEVLLAAWTDQGLLEQDAERVQKRGRHIVLTAEEQQLQSAIVEELVNHPFSPPTVQELEKMYKGKEKMVRQVLHALVQADVIIFVSQDLFLGRSVLQDAEGVVQRFFEEKGPFTVADVRDQLGASRKYTVAVLEYFDRQKKTRRNGDVRVFLGRS from the coding sequence ATGCGTGTGGATTTCGTTATTGTGGGTACGGCTGGACACATTGATCATGGTAAAACTGCGTTAGTTAAAGCACTTACTGGGATGGATACAGATCGTACGCGTGAGGAAAAAGAGCGGGGCATTTCCATTGAACTTGGATTTGCCCCGCTCTTATTGCCAAATGGACAGCTTGTTGGGATGGTCGATGTCCCCGGACACGAACGTTTTATACGCAATATGTTAGCAGGTGCTGGAGGTATGGATCTCATCTTGCTCGTGGTGGATGCACGTGAGGGGATGATGCCACAGACTCGTGAGCACGTTGATATACTGCAAATGTTAGAGTTGCATGTAGGGATTGTTGTGATTACAAAGGTAGACCTGGTCGATGATGAATGGTTAGAACTCATGCACGAAGAGATTCGCTCGCAACTTGTGGGGACGTTCTTTGAACATTCGCCGATGGTTGACGTGTCATCTCTAACTTTGTATGGCATAGATACATTGCGCACGATGATTGCAGATGCGATCACTCATGTAGAGACAAAATCAATTACTGGTAACCTGCGCATGCCGATCGATCGCGTTTTTACTGTATCAGGGTTTGGTCAGGTTGTGACTGGTACTATCTGGCGCGGACAGATTCACGTCGGGGATACGTTGGAACTGATGCCTGCGAATGAACAAGTGCGCGTTCGCTCCATTCAAGTTCACGGAGAACAAGTACAGCAGGCCATGGCTGGGCAGCGCGCAGCAGTTGCGTTTACTAGTGTCCGAAATGAATTAAAACGCGGGATGATGCTTGCTACTTTGCATACACTTTCTACTAGTCGATTAATTGATGTGAGAGTCCAAGTTTTGCGTAATAGTCCATTCTCCATAAAACACCGTATGCGTATACGCTTTTATCATGGAACTTCAGAAGTGATTGGCCGTATCTTATTACTACGTGAACAAGAGATACAGGCGGGAGAGGAAGGGTTGGCACAACTCATGCTCGAACAACCTGTTGTAGTGGAAACGCGAGATCACTTTATCATTCGTAGCTTCTCTCCTATGTATACTCTAGGAGGCGGGAGTGTGGTCGACGCACATCCATCCCGCTTGCATAGACGTCATAGTGATGCTGTGTTTGAACAGTTGTCACGGCGTGAAGGAGGAAGTATTAACGAACGGGTACTAGATGCAATGAGCGAAACGCCTGGCGTGTTATTAGCTAATTTAGCAAGTGCCGTATCAGCAACCATAGAAGAGATCGTGGCTGTACGAGATGAACTTGTGCTAGCAGGAGATGTGGTGCACTATAGTGGTGATCTTTACTTTCCAACGTTGCTCATTGCTAGATGGTCACGAGAGTTTATGGTTGCGGTAGATCTTTATTATGAAAAAAATACATATGACTTATGGATGCCAAAGTCAGTTGCGTATCAATTATTAAAAGGAATGGGTGTACCTGCGAAAATGGTTGAGGTACTCCTTGCCGCGTGGACTGATCAAGGTTTACTTGAACAAGATGCGGAACGCGTCCAAAAGCGTGGTCGACATATCGTATTGACTGCAGAAGAACAGCAACTACAATCAGCAATTGTGGAAGAACTTGTGAATCACCCCTTTTCGCCACCTACTGTTCAAGAATTAGAAAAGATGTATAAGGGCAAAGAAAAAATGGTTCGTCAGGTCTTACATGCACTTGTGCAGGCGGATGTTATTATCTTTGTTAGTCAGGATCTTTTTCTCGGAAGAAGTGTATTGCAAGATGCTGAGGGAGTCGTGCAACGTTTTTTTGAAGAAAAGGGCCCTTTTACAGTGGCTGATGTACGGGATCAGTTAGGTGCTAGTCGGAAGTACACAGTGGCTGTCCTTGAATACTTCGATCGTCAAAAAAAGACTCGCCGCAATGGAGATGTCCGCGTTTTTCTGGGCCGTTCATGA
- the aroA gene encoding 3-phosphoshikimate 1-carboxyvinyltransferase, with amino-acid sequence MSSGFETTVYEVPMCLAPIVASVRVPGSKSITNRALPMAALANGTTRLRGALFSDDSRYFIQSLRRLGYQVDTDEEAKEVVVYGAGINPLHHTHGLDLFIGNSGTSARFLSAFVSLGEGRYRIDGVQRMRERPIAALLTALRGLHVRIDDELGTGCPPILIEANGITGGTVEMSGKDSSQFVSGLLLAAPYAKTAVSIVVQGELVSAPYVEMTLAMMRQFGVEVNQVGHVFHVSPGNYIAQDYAIEPDASGASYFLAAAAISGGTVKIVGLSKQSLQGDTHFVQVLANMGCRIDYGQDWIELSGPKEGLTGIDVDLFDMSDMVPTLAAIAPFAHGKVRIRNVANIRMKETDRIRACVTELHRLGVTVVEFDDGLEIEPCERLREGVTIHTYDDHRMAMAFAITGLRVPGTRIENPGCTAKTYPEFFSQLESVINQSKKISTSVK; translated from the coding sequence ATGAGTAGCGGATTTGAAACGACAGTCTATGAAGTTCCTATGTGTTTAGCACCCATTGTAGCGAGTGTACGTGTTCCTGGATCTAAGTCTATTACAAACAGAGCGTTACCCATGGCTGCTTTGGCTAATGGAACGACTCGTCTTCGAGGCGCTCTCTTTTCGGATGATAGCCGTTATTTTATTCAGTCTTTGCGACGATTAGGATATCAAGTGGACACAGATGAAGAAGCTAAAGAGGTTGTGGTTTATGGTGCAGGGATCAATCCGTTACACCACACCCATGGATTGGACTTATTTATAGGTAATTCTGGAACAAGTGCACGTTTTTTATCGGCATTTGTCAGTCTTGGAGAAGGTCGCTATCGGATCGATGGAGTACAGCGGATGAGAGAGCGTCCAATTGCGGCACTACTCACCGCGTTGCGTGGTCTACATGTGCGCATTGATGATGAATTAGGTACAGGATGCCCACCTATTTTAATTGAGGCAAATGGGATAACGGGTGGAACCGTAGAGATGAGCGGAAAGGATAGCAGTCAATTTGTGTCTGGTCTGTTATTGGCGGCACCTTATGCCAAGACGGCGGTATCCATTGTCGTTCAAGGTGAACTTGTATCTGCACCTTACGTGGAGATGACACTTGCTATGATGCGGCAATTTGGCGTAGAGGTCAATCAAGTGGGGCATGTTTTTCACGTGTCACCTGGCAACTATATAGCACAGGATTATGCAATTGAACCAGATGCTTCGGGGGCATCTTATTTTCTTGCTGCTGCAGCAATTTCCGGTGGGACCGTGAAGATAGTAGGACTCTCAAAGCAATCGTTGCAAGGGGATACTCATTTTGTACAAGTATTAGCTAATATGGGGTGTCGTATAGACTATGGGCAGGATTGGATAGAGTTATCAGGACCAAAAGAAGGTCTAACTGGCATTGATGTGGATTTGTTTGACATGTCTGATATGGTTCCAACACTAGCTGCCATTGCACCGTTTGCTCATGGGAAGGTGCGTATTCGCAATGTCGCAAATATCCGAATGAAAGAAACGGATCGCATTCGTGCGTGTGTAACAGAACTTCATCGGTTGGGTGTTACGGTAGTGGAATTTGATGATGGATTAGAGATCGAACCTTGTGAACGGTTGCGTGAAGGTGTTACCATTCATACGTATGACGATCATCGCATGGCCATGGCGTTTGCTATTACAGGGTTACGAGTACCTGGTACGCGCATTGAGAATCCAGGATGTACAGCTAAAACGTATCCGGAATTCTTTTCGCAACTAGAGTCTGTGATCAATCAAAGCAAGAAGATTTCTACATCTGTGAAGTAA
- a CDS encoding ROK family protein, with translation MRVAVGIDLGGTFIKGAIVDEQGHLLVKDEVATQSVRGSEWILQRIIQLTKDLIVKSGVDASFVTGLGIGIPGFIDSDLGVAIEVINIGWHDVAVVEPLQTALHMPVYMENDANLAALGESFAGAGRGFRSALCITLGTGVGGGIVIDGHVLQGASHMAGEIGHLVLDPQGAPCNCGHYGCLETVSSATGVVRLVHEGIARGEVTALEYQQFTAADVFAAANHGDELAQQVILVAAETLGRGLAMAANLLNPDVIVIGGGMARAGEILFAPVRKSFQSYALQRVSQAVRIVPALLGNDAGVVGAGKLALYS, from the coding sequence TTGCGCGTTGCAGTTGGCATTGATTTAGGTGGGACTTTTATTAAAGGGGCCATCGTAGACGAACAAGGACATCTTCTAGTAAAAGATGAGGTAGCAACACAGTCTGTACGAGGCTCAGAGTGGATCTTACAACGAATTATACAGTTGACTAAGGATTTGATTGTAAAAAGTGGAGTGGATGCTTCTTTTGTTACGGGGCTAGGCATTGGCATTCCAGGTTTTATAGACTCAGATCTCGGCGTTGCCATAGAAGTGATTAATATTGGATGGCATGATGTAGCCGTTGTTGAACCACTGCAAACGGCTTTACATATGCCTGTATATATGGAGAATGATGCAAATCTCGCTGCTCTTGGTGAGTCATTTGCAGGAGCTGGTAGAGGGTTCCGCAGTGCCCTTTGTATTACACTTGGCACTGGTGTTGGTGGCGGTATTGTGATTGACGGGCATGTTTTGCAAGGGGCAAGCCATATGGCCGGTGAAATTGGGCATCTCGTGTTAGATCCTCAGGGGGCACCCTGTAATTGTGGACATTACGGGTGTCTGGAAACAGTTTCTTCTGCTACGGGTGTGGTTCGCTTAGTTCACGAAGGCATTGCTCGTGGAGAAGTGACGGCACTAGAATATCAACAATTTACAGCGGCGGATGTGTTTGCAGCAGCCAATCATGGGGATGAACTTGCACAGCAAGTGATCCTGGTGGCTGCGGAGACACTGGGTCGTGGTCTCGCTATGGCAGCCAATTTGTTGAATCCAGATGTGATTGTCATAGGTGGAGGAATGGCAAGAGCTGGAGAGATTTTGTTTGCTCCTGTGCGAAAATCATTTCAATCTTACGCTTTGCAGCGGGTTTCACAAGCGGTTCGTATTGTACCTGCTTTACTTGGTAATGATGCAGGAGTAGTAGGAGCAGGCAAATTGGCCTTGTATTCTTAA
- the rapZ gene encoding RNase adapter RapZ, with product MAQGVRMLIITGMSGAGKTVAVQCLEDLGFFCVDNLPPVLIFKFSELVRQSDGTIKRVALVCDPRGGEFFETLFEALEELDEQSSVEYQILYLEADDETLVRRYKASRRRHPMAPEHGRIVEGIARERDMLQEVRARANIVVNTSRLKPAELKEILAKRYGASGRGDELTVNLLSFGFKYGLPIDADLVFDVRFLPNPYYVEKLRPHTGQDPDVYEYVMQWPATQEFMKKLLEMIDFLLPQYSKEGKSQIVVGIGCTGGRHRSVAIAERLREHLQKSHTVMVSHRDLGKESER from the coding sequence ATGGCTCAAGGCGTGCGAATGTTAATTATTACTGGTATGTCAGGTGCCGGGAAAACAGTGGCCGTGCAATGCCTGGAAGATTTAGGCTTTTTCTGTGTGGATAACTTGCCGCCTGTGCTTATTTTTAAGTTTAGCGAATTGGTACGACAATCAGACGGTACGATTAAGCGTGTGGCATTAGTGTGCGACCCACGTGGTGGGGAGTTTTTCGAAACGCTCTTTGAAGCATTAGAAGAGTTAGATGAACAATCTAGTGTTGAATATCAGATTCTATATTTAGAAGCAGATGATGAAACATTAGTGCGACGATATAAGGCATCAAGGCGTAGACATCCTATGGCACCAGAGCATGGACGTATTGTGGAAGGCATAGCTAGAGAGCGCGACATGCTACAAGAAGTTCGTGCGCGAGCGAATATTGTCGTAAATACGAGCCGTTTAAAGCCTGCTGAATTAAAAGAAATCCTTGCTAAGCGATATGGTGCTTCAGGGCGTGGTGATGAGCTGACGGTTAATCTACTCTCGTTTGGGTTTAAGTATGGACTTCCAATAGATGCGGATTTGGTGTTTGATGTTCGATTTTTACCGAATCCCTATTATGTGGAGAAATTGCGCCCACATACAGGCCAAGATCCAGATGTGTATGAGTATGTAATGCAATGGCCTGCAACACAAGAATTTATGAAAAAGCTATTGGAAATGATTGATTTTCTTTTACCCCAATACTCCAAAGAAGGGAAGTCACAGATTGTTGTGGGTATCGGCTGTACTGGTGGACGGCACCGCTCTGTTGCTATTGCAGAGAGGCTACGAGAGCATTTACAAAAGTCGCATACGGTCATGGTATCTCATCGCGATCTTGGCAAGGAAAGTGAGCGATGA
- a CDS encoding gluconeogenesis factor YvcK family protein, which translates to MKEHVRKFAWLLLALGVGILLGNYTEQSHGLKWLIIGVFCVVFGVLALTGMQLRDRTREKLVQRQMARRPHVVVIGGGTGQPVLLRGLKAKDAEITAIVTVADDGGSSGRLRSDLYMPPPGDIRNCLIALADTEPLLAELLQYRFDSGAELSGHSFGNLFLAAMTNITGDFETAVKETSRVLAVRGRVLPAARRAITLAATFEDGSRVVGESQIPLARKRIKKVELMPSNVDPLPEAIVAIAEADAIVIGPGSLYTSILPNLLVPGIADAIRKSQAKVMYVCNVMTQPGETDNFTASQHVQAIYDHVGSSFFDIIIVNSAPVPQSVIDQYESKGSYPVHADVEKLHALGVTVIARNFLHYAMYARHDADMIAMQVLSLIGREHKIK; encoded by the coding sequence ATGAAAGAACATGTGCGAAAGTTTGCTTGGCTCTTGCTCGCACTTGGTGTCGGTATTCTCCTTGGCAATTATACAGAACAGTCACATGGCCTAAAATGGTTGATCATTGGGGTCTTTTGTGTAGTGTTTGGGGTATTAGCCTTAACTGGCATGCAATTGCGAGATAGAACACGTGAAAAATTGGTTCAGCGGCAGATGGCTCGTCGTCCACATGTGGTCGTCATTGGGGGCGGGACTGGCCAACCTGTGTTGTTGCGTGGGTTAAAAGCAAAAGATGCTGAGATTACGGCAATTGTTACTGTGGCCGATGATGGAGGAAGTTCTGGGCGTTTACGTTCGGATCTGTATATGCCTCCGCCTGGTGATATTCGCAATTGTCTTATTGCGCTAGCGGACACGGAGCCTCTTCTTGCGGAGTTATTACAATATAGGTTTGATTCGGGTGCTGAATTATCTGGACACAGCTTCGGTAATTTATTTTTAGCTGCTATGACTAATATTACTGGTGATTTTGAGACGGCTGTGAAAGAGACAAGTCGCGTTCTGGCTGTTCGTGGTCGCGTATTGCCTGCAGCAAGACGTGCCATTACGCTGGCAGCTACTTTTGAGGATGGTTCACGTGTTGTTGGGGAATCGCAAATACCGCTCGCCCGAAAGCGTATCAAGAAAGTAGAACTCATGCCTAGCAATGTAGATCCGTTGCCTGAGGCCATTGTTGCGATAGCAGAAGCTGATGCCATTGTTATTGGACCAGGAAGCCTCTATACAAGTATTTTACCGAATTTACTTGTGCCAGGCATTGCAGACGCGATTCGCAAATCACAGGCTAAAGTGATGTATGTATGTAATGTCATGACTCAACCTGGAGAAACAGACAATTTTACTGCTTCACAGCATGTACAAGCGATCTATGATCATGTAGGGTCATCATTTTTTGATATTATTATTGTGAATTCAGCGCCTGTTCCGCAGTCTGTTATCGATCAATACGAGTCAAAAGGGTCGTATCCTGTTCATGCGGATGTGGAAAAACTGCATGCGCTTGGTGTGACCGTTATTGCGCGCAATTTTTTGCATTATGCAATGTACGCTAGACACGATGCGGATATGATTGCGATGCAGGTGTTATCCTTGATTGGTCGGGAACACAAGATAAAGTAA
- the whiA gene encoding DNA-binding protein WhiA, with the protein MSFAAQTKKELTSISDKPCCERAELTALVQHCGRINTDIEPVALELATEHAAIARRMYRLLKAETGYNLEVLVQRKMRLKKNNVYIIRLRNNVFTILEQLYIARDSTDISSCIPHDILKSTCCKKAYLRGAFLASGSLNDPDSHSYHLEIYCKSVVNADELLRVFTSFHLHAKKTQRKKGFIVYLKEGDKIVEFLGLVGAHQALLHFEEVRIVKEMRNQVNRLVNCETANLNKTILAAVRQLDNIRLIEKVLGFEQLPIKLRVVAEKRLQYPDITLQELCEVLPDKVSKSGLNHRLRKLDSIAQKIRADRGIFEES; encoded by the coding sequence GTGTCGTTTGCTGCGCAAACCAAGAAGGAACTCACTTCCATAAGTGATAAACCATGTTGTGAACGAGCTGAGTTGACGGCGCTTGTCCAACATTGTGGAAGAATCAACACAGATATTGAACCTGTCGCTTTAGAATTAGCGACTGAACATGCAGCCATTGCGCGGCGCATGTATCGATTGTTAAAGGCGGAAACTGGGTATAATTTAGAAGTTCTTGTACAGCGAAAAATGCGGCTTAAAAAGAATAACGTCTATATTATTCGATTGCGCAACAATGTGTTTACCATCTTAGAACAGCTATATATTGCGCGAGATAGTACAGACATTTCATCCTGTATACCACATGATATTTTAAAAAGTACTTGTTGTAAAAAGGCCTATTTGCGCGGAGCATTTTTAGCGAGTGGATCGCTCAATGACCCAGACAGCCATTCCTATCACTTGGAGATTTATTGCAAATCAGTGGTGAATGCTGATGAACTCTTACGTGTTTTTACTAGTTTTCACCTCCATGCAAAAAAGACGCAAAGAAAGAAAGGTTTTATCGTCTATTTGAAAGAGGGCGATAAAATTGTTGAATTTCTTGGCTTGGTTGGAGCTCATCAGGCATTATTGCACTTTGAAGAAGTGCGTATTGTCAAAGAGATGCGCAACCAGGTCAATCGTTTAGTCAATTGTGAAACGGCTAACTTAAATAAGACGATTTTGGCTGCTGTTAGGCAGTTGGATAATATTCGTTTGATTGAAAAAGTACTTGGATTCGAGCAACTTCCAATTAAATTGCGTGTGGTTGCGGAGAAAAGACTACAATACCCAGATATTACGTTACAGGAGTTATGTGAGGTACTACCTGATAAAGTAAGTAAGTCAGGATTAAATCATCGTTTGCGCAAATTAGATAGCATTGCACAAAAAATACGAGCAGATCGTGGAATCTTCGAGGAATCGTAG